Proteins encoded together in one Orbaceae bacterium lpD01 window:
- the glmS gene encoding glutamine--fructose-6-phosphate transaminase (isomerizing), with the protein MCGIVGAVAQRDIAEILLEGLKRLEYRGYDSAGLAVISSSGELQRVRCVGKVQALRDAVNQNPVKGSTGIAHTRWATHGEPAERNAHPHVSDYIAVVHNGIIENYAGLKEKLIAQGYQFSSETDTEVVAHLLHKQMTQSTRLIDAVRAIIPHLRGAYGTVFMDRRDPNTLVVARSGSPLVIGLGIGENFVASDQLALLPVTRRFMFLEEGDIAQITKTTIEIWDKTGRLVERPVIESNAQYDAGDKGTYRHYMQKEIFEQPNAIKNTLEGRLQHGKVVFNELDNAAQEMLKQVEHIQIVACGTAYNAGMVARYWFEALAGIPCDVEIASEFRYRKPAHRKNSLFITLSQSGETADTLAALRLSKEIGYIGSLAICNVAASTLVREADLVLLTKAGVEIGVASTKAFTTQLTVLLMLVAKLGRLNKMSEATEQAITHALQALPSRIEQVLTFDNMIEALAEQFSDKHHALFLGRGDQYPIAMEAALKLKEISYIHAEAYAAGELKHGPLALIDADMPVIVMAPTNELLEKLKSNIEEVRARGGLLYVFAEQDAGFESDSTMKIIALPHVEEITAPIYYTVPTQLLSYHVALIKGTDVDQPRNLAKSVTVE; encoded by the coding sequence ATGTGTGGAATAGTAGGTGCAGTGGCACAGCGAGATATTGCCGAAATTTTATTAGAAGGATTAAAACGTCTGGAGTATCGAGGCTATGACTCTGCTGGACTGGCTGTTATCTCATCTTCAGGTGAATTACAACGCGTGCGCTGCGTGGGTAAAGTGCAGGCACTGCGAGATGCCGTCAACCAAAATCCAGTTAAAGGATCAACCGGTATCGCGCATACCCGCTGGGCGACGCATGGCGAGCCCGCTGAACGTAATGCCCATCCGCATGTTTCTGATTATATTGCCGTTGTCCATAATGGTATTATTGAGAATTATGCAGGCCTGAAAGAAAAACTCATCGCGCAAGGTTACCAATTTAGTTCGGAAACTGATACCGAAGTGGTCGCGCATTTACTCCATAAGCAGATGACACAAAGTACCCGTTTAATCGATGCAGTGAGAGCCATCATTCCACATTTACGTGGTGCTTACGGCACGGTATTTATGGATAGACGTGACCCAAATACGTTGGTTGTCGCCCGTTCAGGCAGTCCACTGGTCATCGGCTTAGGGATTGGTGAAAATTTTGTTGCCTCCGATCAGCTGGCCCTGTTACCGGTCACGCGTCGCTTCATGTTTCTGGAAGAGGGTGATATTGCTCAAATCACCAAAACCACGATAGAGATTTGGGATAAAACCGGTCGTTTAGTCGAGCGCCCGGTGATTGAATCCAATGCACAATACGATGCCGGTGATAAAGGCACTTATCGTCACTACATGCAAAAAGAGATCTTTGAGCAACCCAATGCGATCAAAAATACGCTGGAAGGTCGCCTGCAACACGGTAAAGTGGTGTTCAACGAGCTCGATAATGCCGCACAAGAGATGCTAAAACAGGTTGAGCATATCCAAATTGTCGCCTGTGGTACCGCTTACAATGCCGGTATGGTTGCCCGTTATTGGTTTGAAGCCTTAGCAGGCATTCCTTGTGATGTTGAAATCGCCTCAGAGTTTCGTTATCGCAAACCAGCTCATCGTAAAAATAGTCTATTTATCACGTTATCACAATCCGGTGAGACGGCTGATACCCTGGCTGCGCTACGATTATCCAAGGAGATTGGCTATATCGGTTCACTGGCGATTTGTAATGTTGCCGCCTCAACCTTAGTACGTGAAGCCGATTTAGTCCTGTTAACCAAAGCCGGTGTAGAGATTGGCGTCGCCTCAACCAAAGCCTTCACCACTCAGTTAACCGTATTATTGATGCTGGTCGCGAAATTAGGTCGTTTAAATAAGATGTCTGAAGCGACTGAACAGGCGATTACCCATGCATTACAAGCTCTACCAAGCCGCATTGAACAGGTGCTGACTTTTGACAACATGATCGAGGCGTTAGCGGAGCAGTTTTCCGATAAGCACCATGCCCTATTCCTTGGCCGTGGCGATCAATACCCGATAGCGATGGAAGCGGCACTCAAACTGAAAGAGATCTCTTATATTCACGCTGAAGCTTATGCGGCAGGTGAACTTAAACATGGTCCTTTAGCCTTGATTGATGCGGATATGCCGGTGATTGTGATGGCGCCAACCAATGAGTTATTAGAAAAACTGAAATCAAATATTGAAGAAGTGAGAGCGCGTGGTGGACTACTGTACGTATTCGCTGAACAAGATGCCGGTTTCGAAAGTGACAGCACCATGAAAATTATTGCCCTACCCCATGTCGAAGAGATTACCGCGCCGATTTACTATACCGTGCCAACGCAGCTGCTCTCCTATCACGTGGCTTTAATCAAAGGCACTGATGTGGATCAGCCGCGTAACTTAGCCAAATCAGTAACGGTCGAGTAG